In one Methylobacterium sp. SyP6R genomic region, the following are encoded:
- a CDS encoding DUF1800 domain-containing protein — protein sequence MAVDPRRTALALGRFGLGARPGDLARAEPVEEILRREILAGTVPLPAGPDLASASTLLCALHAEEQARKLARAGHPDAPMPEGPPAPAVQERTYQAEVAARLALARDAPAGFVERLVWFWANHFTVSVVRGPQLRVSAGAFEREAIRPHVLGRFRDLLLAAATHPAMLIYLDNIASIGPNSPAGQRQKKGLNENLGRELLELHTLGVDGGYGQDDVTALARILTGWSLHRDGNAEGLPGATAFRRGAHEPGAVTLLGRTYLDVGPEQLRMALDDLAAHPATARHVATRLARHFVADDPPPALVARLAQTFLDQDGDLSRVTLALIEAPEAWEPVQRKIRSPQEFMIAAMRGLSLAPDPRLAMGALSALGQPFWSAPAPNGYPDDAGTWASPEGLRARLDLAARIGQLAPGTDPTGLAEAVLGPLATDETRTALRRAESRAQGVALVLMAPEFQRR from the coding sequence ATGGCGGTCGATCCGCGTCGGACGGCGCTCGCCCTCGGGCGGTTCGGGCTCGGCGCCAGGCCGGGCGACCTGGCGAGGGCGGAGCCGGTCGAGGAGATCTTGCGCCGCGAGATCCTGGCCGGCACCGTGCCCCTGCCGGCCGGGCCGGACCTGGCTTCCGCATCGACCTTGCTGTGCGCCCTCCACGCCGAGGAGCAGGCGCGAAAGCTCGCCCGGGCGGGCCACCCGGACGCACCGATGCCGGAGGGCCCGCCGGCGCCGGCGGTCCAGGAGCGCACCTACCAGGCCGAGGTGGCGGCCCGACTCGCTTTGGCGCGGGACGCGCCGGCCGGCTTCGTCGAGCGTCTGGTCTGGTTCTGGGCCAACCACTTCACCGTCTCGGTGGTGCGGGGGCCGCAATTGCGGGTCAGCGCCGGCGCCTTCGAGCGCGAGGCGATCCGCCCGCACGTGCTGGGGCGCTTTCGCGACCTCCTGCTCGCCGCCGCAACCCATCCGGCGATGCTGATCTATCTCGATAACATCGCGTCGATCGGGCCCAATTCGCCCGCCGGCCAGCGCCAGAAGAAGGGCCTCAACGAGAATCTCGGCCGCGAACTCCTCGAATTGCACACCCTGGGTGTCGATGGAGGCTACGGCCAGGACGACGTGACGGCGCTCGCCCGCATCCTCACCGGCTGGTCGCTGCACCGCGACGGCAATGCCGAGGGCCTGCCGGGCGCCACCGCCTTCCGGCGCGGCGCCCACGAGCCGGGCGCCGTGACGCTGCTCGGACGCACCTATCTCGATGTCGGGCCCGAGCAATTGCGCATGGCCCTCGACGACCTGGCGGCGCATCCGGCGACCGCCCGCCACGTCGCCACGCGGCTTGCCCGCCACTTCGTCGCCGACGATCCGCCCCCCGCGCTGGTGGCCCGCCTCGCACAGACGTTCCTCGACCAGGACGGCGACCTGTCGCGGGTGACGCTGGCGCTGATCGAGGCGCCGGAGGCCTGGGAGCCGGTGCAGCGCAAGATCCGCTCGCCGCAGGAATTCATGATCGCGGCGATGCGCGGGCTGTCCCTCGCGCCGGATCCCCGGCTGGCGATGGGCGCGCTTTCGGCCTTGGGGCAGCCGTTCTGGTCCGCCCCGGCCCCGAACGGCTATCCCGACGATGCCGGAACCTGGGCCTCGCCGGAGGGCTTGCGGGCGCGGCTCGACCTCGCCGCCCGGATCGGCCAGCTCGCTCCCGGCACCGACCCGACCGGGCTCGCCGAGGCGGTGCTCGGCCCGCTCGCCACCGACGAGACCCGCACTGCGCTCCGCCGGGCCGAGAGCCGGGCGCAGGGCGTCGCCCTCGTCCTGATGGCCCCCGAATTCCAGCGACGGTGA
- a CDS encoding DUF3572 family protein encodes MLSESAAAALGGRVFAYVTGEPGRLLRFMENSGLSPDALRQAADSPDLVAGLLDHVVADEELLLACAAALEVPPERITQAWRRLGPPDVHDDADRDSREDPGEFGA; translated from the coding sequence GTGCTGAGCGAATCCGCCGCGGCGGCCTTGGGCGGCCGCGTCTTCGCCTACGTCACCGGCGAGCCCGGCCGATTGCTCCGGTTCATGGAGAATTCCGGTCTCTCGCCGGATGCGCTGCGGCAGGCGGCCGACAGCCCCGATCTCGTGGCCGGCCTCCTCGACCACGTGGTGGCGGACGAGGAGTTGCTGCTCGCCTGCGCCGCGGCGCTGGAGGTGCCGCCCGAGCGGATCACCCAGGCCTGGCGCCGCCTCGGCCCGCCGGATGTCCACGACGATGCCGACAGGGATTCGAGGGAGGATCCTGGCGAGTTCGGGGCGTGA
- a CDS encoding glycosyltransferase, producing MTILKRARRIAETGRQWFVPPPGPVAWGRLYNCGILVSLNPEADPDAVGLTLAQSGEREHDLPIERRFTEGGTAYLHAALDPALLAAPATLRFTVTEPGRADQQRVAVGPGRHTLHLDGVVGGVLAGWVSSLSADPLPPVHLVVDGVEGEPVRPGIYRPELRFGGREGGWNGFRLVLPPWALDGQPHTIAVRAGDTVESVGAYAPRLRSSLYVEAPNRVTGWVFDEAGPDRPSLVRAVRNGEEVAQVETHPRADLLDLFGRHSAAFAFPPGALKPGTDIAVGPIGAGEVIGHLRGTIELARAEARALLLPGAPSTTLKERRALRDRLVAAVRPGGGARLALAAPAVPEVWPETGRTPPPACAIVPVYNGLSDLKACLASLLPQLAPRRMRALVIDDASPDAHVTRYLDDLAAAQHPGLTVLRNRENLGFIGTVNGGLALLEPGEDCILVNADTVLAPRALEKLARACHRAPGIASATPLSNNATILGFPGMPEAQGPLLGLGPDAIDAALEAASPQPVVIPTGVGFCLYMNRQALDEVGGLSPEWGRGYCEEVDWCLTARDLGWIHVAATDTYVEHEGSVSFGKGERLAILERNHARLVALYPEYQDEVDGFIAADPLQPLRLAVLGSLLAARIRRLTLHVGHGLGGGATRYIDQVRGLARAKDHEIGHLAPMGKYLALTLDAAGASVTLRPNDLFGLLDAMEAAGIAIDLHLNARFGYDSGVLDRLLSGRWPYAVTLHDFQWYCPKVHLVDGRDFYCEEPPPDVCRHCTVRGVGYDYADQNALMGGGLDGWLATNERILRGARCLVAPSRDTAERYARRLGLSGIAVVPHPEAASPAPARPRRARGGTVRVALVGGIGTHKGFELVVALAERAARERRPIAFTVIGNVADRKRVEDLPNLTVTGAYRPEELPQLLAEADPDYVFLSSVWPETYSYVLSEVWAAGYPVVALDIGAPAERIRAEGGGLLLPFTRDTAFLLDALVAARGQLAEVAIPSLPAAAPSLAEYQAAIEGAAGTEIGQAV from the coding sequence GTGACGATCCTGAAACGCGCGCGGCGTATCGCCGAGACGGGGCGCCAGTGGTTCGTGCCGCCCCCCGGCCCGGTCGCCTGGGGCCGGCTCTACAATTGCGGAATCCTGGTCTCCCTGAACCCGGAGGCCGATCCGGACGCGGTCGGGCTCACCCTGGCGCAGTCCGGCGAGCGCGAGCACGACCTGCCGATCGAGCGCCGCTTCACGGAAGGCGGCACCGCCTACCTGCATGCCGCCCTCGATCCGGCCCTGCTCGCCGCGCCCGCGACCCTGCGGTTCACCGTGACCGAGCCGGGCCGGGCCGACCAGCAGCGGGTCGCCGTCGGGCCCGGGCGCCACACTCTCCATCTCGACGGCGTCGTCGGCGGCGTGCTCGCCGGCTGGGTCTCGTCGCTCTCCGCCGATCCGCTCCCGCCCGTTCACCTCGTCGTCGACGGCGTGGAGGGGGAGCCGGTCCGGCCCGGGATCTACCGGCCGGAGCTGCGCTTCGGCGGCCGCGAGGGCGGCTGGAACGGCTTCCGCCTCGTCCTGCCACCTTGGGCCCTCGACGGGCAGCCGCATACGATCGCGGTGCGGGCCGGCGACACCGTGGAGAGCGTCGGCGCCTACGCGCCGCGGCTGCGGTCGAGCCTCTACGTCGAGGCGCCGAACCGCGTCACCGGCTGGGTGTTCGACGAGGCCGGACCCGACCGGCCGAGCCTCGTGCGGGCGGTCCGCAACGGCGAGGAGGTGGCGCAGGTGGAGACCCATCCGCGGGCCGACCTGCTGGACCTGTTCGGCCGCCACTCCGCCGCCTTCGCCTTCCCGCCCGGGGCGCTCAAGCCGGGCACCGACATCGCGGTCGGCCCCATCGGCGCGGGCGAAGTGATCGGTCACCTGCGCGGCACGATCGAGCTCGCCCGGGCCGAGGCGCGGGCGCTGCTCCTGCCGGGTGCGCCGTCGACGACGCTCAAGGAGCGCCGCGCGTTGCGCGATCGCCTGGTGGCCGCGGTGCGACCCGGCGGCGGGGCACGCCTCGCCCTCGCCGCGCCGGCCGTGCCGGAGGTCTGGCCCGAGACCGGCCGCACGCCGCCCCCGGCCTGTGCGATCGTGCCGGTCTATAACGGGCTTTCCGACCTCAAGGCCTGCCTCGCCTCGCTGCTGCCGCAGCTCGCGCCTCGGCGGATGCGGGCGCTGGTGATCGACGATGCCTCGCCCGATGCGCACGTCACCCGGTACCTCGACGACCTTGCGGCGGCCCAGCATCCCGGCCTGACGGTCCTGCGCAACCGGGAGAATCTCGGCTTCATCGGCACGGTGAATGGCGGCCTCGCGCTCCTGGAGCCGGGCGAGGATTGCATCCTCGTCAATGCCGATACGGTGCTGGCGCCCCGCGCGCTGGAGAAACTGGCACGGGCCTGCCACCGCGCGCCCGGCATCGCCAGCGCCACCCCGCTCTCGAACAACGCCACGATCCTGGGCTTCCCGGGCATGCCGGAGGCGCAAGGCCCGCTGCTGGGCCTCGGGCCCGACGCGATCGACGCGGCCCTCGAGGCGGCGTCACCCCAGCCGGTCGTCATCCCGACGGGGGTCGGCTTCTGCCTCTACATGAACCGGCAGGCCCTCGACGAGGTCGGCGGTCTCTCGCCCGAATGGGGCCGAGGCTATTGCGAGGAGGTCGATTGGTGCCTCACGGCCCGCGACCTCGGCTGGATCCACGTCGCCGCCACCGATACCTATGTCGAGCACGAGGGCTCGGTCTCGTTCGGCAAGGGGGAGCGGCTCGCGATCCTGGAGCGCAACCACGCCCGGCTCGTCGCGCTCTATCCGGAATACCAGGACGAGGTCGACGGCTTCATCGCCGCCGACCCGCTCCAGCCCCTGCGGCTCGCCGTGCTCGGGTCCCTGCTCGCCGCGCGCATCCGGCGGCTGACCCTGCATGTCGGCCACGGGTTGGGGGGCGGCGCGACGCGCTACATCGACCAGGTCCGCGGTCTCGCCCGGGCGAAGGACCACGAGATCGGCCACCTGGCGCCGATGGGCAAGTATCTCGCCCTCACCCTCGATGCGGCCGGCGCCTCCGTAACCCTGAGGCCGAACGACCTGTTTGGCCTCCTCGACGCCATGGAGGCGGCCGGCATCGCCATCGACCTCCACCTCAATGCGCGTTTCGGCTACGATTCGGGCGTGCTCGACCGGCTGCTCTCCGGCCGGTGGCCCTACGCGGTCACGCTGCACGACTTCCAATGGTACTGCCCGAAGGTGCACCTGGTCGACGGGCGCGATTTTTACTGCGAGGAGCCGCCGCCGGATGTCTGTCGCCACTGCACCGTGCGCGGCGTCGGTTACGATTACGCCGACCAGAATGCCCTGATGGGCGGCGGCCTCGACGGCTGGCTGGCGACGAACGAGCGCATCCTGCGCGGGGCACGGTGCCTGGTGGCGCCTTCCCGCGACACCGCCGAGCGCTACGCGCGCCGCCTCGGCCTATCCGGTATCGCGGTGGTGCCGCATCCCGAGGCGGCCTCCCCCGCCCCCGCGCGGCCGCGCCGGGCGCGCGGGGGCACGGTGCGGGTCGCCCTCGTCGGCGGGATCGGCACGCACAAGGGGTTCGAGCTGGTGGTGGCGCTCGCCGAGCGCGCGGCGCGGGAGCGCCGGCCGATCGCCTTCACGGTGATCGGCAACGTCGCCGACCGGAAGCGGGTGGAGGATCTCCCCAACCTCACCGTGACCGGCGCCTACCGGCCGGAAGAGCTGCCGCAGCTCCTGGCCGAAGCCGATCCGGACTACGTCTTCCTGTCGAGCGTCTGGCCCGAGACCTACTCCTACGTCCTGTCGGAGGTCTGGGCCGCGGGCTACCCGGTCGTTGCCCTCGATATCGGCGCGCCGGCCGAGCGCATCCGGGCGGAGGGCGGCGGGCTCCTGCTCCCGTTCACCCGCGACACCGCGTTCCTGCTCGATGCATTGGTGGCCGCCCGCGGCCAGCTGGCGGAGGTGGCGATCCCGAGCCTGCCCGCGGCGGCGCCGAGCCTCGCGGAGTATCAGGCGGCAATCGAGGGGGCGGCCGGAACGGAGATCGGGCAGGCTGTTTGA
- a CDS encoding response regulator, producing MTKTVLIVEDNELNMKLFNDLLEAHGYATLKTANGIEAIELARRHRPDLILMDIQLPEVSGLEVTKWLKEDDELKAIPVIAITAFAMKGDEERIREGGCEAYLSKPISVAKFLATVRTYVGDERQS from the coding sequence ATGACGAAGACGGTGCTCATCGTCGAGGATAACGAGCTGAACATGAAGCTCTTCAACGACCTGTTGGAGGCTCACGGCTACGCGACCCTCAAGACGGCCAACGGGATCGAGGCGATCGAGCTGGCGCGCCGGCACCGGCCGGACCTGATCCTGATGGACATTCAGCTCCCCGAGGTGTCGGGCCTCGAGGTGACGAAATGGCTCAAGGAGGATGACGAGCTCAAGGCCATCCCGGTGATTGCCATCACGGCCTTCGCCATGAAGGGGGACGAGGAGCGCATCCGCGAGGGCGGCTGCGAGGCCTACCTGTCGAAGCCCATCTCGGTCGCGAAGTTCCTCGCGACGGTCCGCACCTATGTCGGCGACGAACGCCAGAGCTGA
- a CDS encoding outer membrane protein encodes MLKKFMLAGAATSLLAGAASAADLPRRVAPPPVFTAVPVFTWTGFYAGLHTDYTFTDRQRITTIGNDVAPTNTIGNVATLRRPPAVRNEQDGLANIGGGFGYNYQFTPGSGFVVGVQADWAWTDLHKNTFYLGPQLAANNGFSDPSAFRQELSWLGTVVGRAGYAFDRVFVYGMGGFAYGGVDYRANFYTTAGANPPLALAYAGRYNDIATGYAYGGGIEYALPTDSFLARYSLLGLLGIQSQAVTIKAEYLHYDLGSRNVLVNNTALAVNGGLGAQPRGSYTSRFHTEGNLVRAGFSYKFNGL; translated from the coding sequence GTGCTCAAGAAGTTCATGCTCGCCGGCGCCGCCACGTCGCTCCTCGCCGGAGCGGCCTCGGCCGCGGACCTGCCGCGCCGCGTCGCCCCGCCGCCGGTCTTCACCGCGGTGCCGGTTTTCACCTGGACCGGCTTCTACGCCGGCCTGCACACCGACTACACCTTCACCGACCGCCAGCGCATCACCACGATCGGCAACGACGTCGCGCCGACCAACACGATCGGCAACGTCGCGACCCTGCGTCGCCCGCCGGCCGTGCGCAACGAGCAGGACGGGCTGGCCAATATCGGCGGCGGCTTCGGCTACAACTACCAGTTCACGCCGGGCTCGGGCTTCGTGGTCGGCGTCCAGGCCGACTGGGCCTGGACCGACCTCCACAAGAACACCTTCTATCTCGGCCCGCAGCTCGCCGCGAATAACGGCTTCTCCGACCCGAGCGCCTTCCGTCAGGAGCTGTCCTGGCTCGGCACCGTCGTCGGCCGCGCCGGCTACGCCTTCGACCGCGTCTTCGTCTACGGCATGGGCGGCTTCGCCTATGGCGGCGTCGATTATCGCGCCAACTTCTACACCACGGCCGGTGCGAACCCGCCGCTGGCCCTGGCCTATGCCGGCCGCTACAACGACATCGCGACCGGCTACGCCTATGGCGGCGGCATCGAGTACGCCCTGCCCACCGACTCGTTCCTGGCCCGCTACAGCCTGCTCGGCCTGCTCGGCATCCAGTCCCAGGCCGTGACGATCAAGGCCGAGTACCTGCATTACGACCTCGGCAGCCGCAACGTGCTCGTCAACAACACCGCGCTGGCGGTGAATGGCGGCCTCGGTGCCCAGCCGCGCGGCTCCTACACCTCGCGCTTTCACACCGAGGGCAACCTGGTCCGCGCCGGATTCAGCTACAAGTTCAACGGCCTCTGA
- a CDS encoding cobyric acid synthase, giving the protein MIQGTGSDVGKSLIVAGLARAFARRGLRVRPFKPQNMSNNAAVTADGGEIGRAQALQARAAGVPPSVHMNPVLLKPQSEIGSQVVVQGRMVGTVRAREYQDWKPRLLTSVVESFGRLRAESDLVLVEGAGSASEVNLRRGDIANMGFARATGTPVVLLGDIDRGGVIASLVGTRAVIDPEDAAMVRGFLVNRFRGDPSLFADGMSLIAARTGWEALGLIPHFPQAAQLPAEDILGLRGAERPGGKVVAVPVLPRIANFDDLDPLRAEPGVSVVLVEPGRPIPAEADLVLLPGSKTTIPDLAFLRSQGWDIDILAHRRRGGRVLGLCGGYQMLGTTLSDPQGIEGPPGTVAGLGLLDVETVLTAEKRLAAASGVSLPEETPFTGYEMHVGETDGPDCARPLLRLADGRRDGAVSADGLIYGTYVHGLFSDEGQRALWLSRLGAAPGPEAYEAVVERVLDRLADHLEAHVDCDRLLELAN; this is encoded by the coding sequence ATGATCCAGGGTACCGGGTCGGATGTCGGCAAGTCGCTGATCGTCGCCGGGCTCGCCCGGGCCTTCGCGCGGCGCGGCCTGCGGGTGCGGCCGTTCAAGCCGCAGAACATGTCGAACAACGCCGCCGTCACCGCCGATGGCGGCGAGATCGGCCGCGCCCAGGCGCTCCAGGCTCGGGCGGCGGGCGTGCCGCCCTCCGTGCACATGAACCCGGTGCTGCTGAAGCCCCAGAGCGAGATCGGCTCGCAGGTGGTGGTGCAGGGGCGGATGGTCGGCACGGTCCGGGCGCGGGAGTATCAGGACTGGAAGCCGCGGTTGCTGACCTCCGTGGTCGAGAGCTTCGGGCGCCTGCGGGCGGAATCCGACCTGGTCCTGGTCGAGGGCGCGGGCTCGGCCTCCGAGGTGAACCTGCGCCGGGGCGACATCGCCAATATGGGCTTCGCCCGCGCCACCGGCACGCCGGTGGTGCTCCTCGGCGACATCGACCGCGGCGGGGTGATCGCGAGCCTCGTCGGCACCAGGGCCGTCATCGACCCGGAGGATGCCGCGATGGTGCGCGGCTTCCTGGTCAACCGCTTCCGCGGCGACCCCTCGCTCTTTGCGGACGGCATGAGCCTGATCGCGGCCCGCACCGGCTGGGAGGCTCTGGGGCTGATCCCGCACTTCCCGCAGGCCGCCCAGCTGCCGGCGGAGGATATCTTGGGCTTGCGCGGCGCCGAGCGGCCGGGGGGCAAGGTGGTGGCGGTGCCGGTCCTGCCCCGCATCGCCAATTTCGACGATCTCGATCCCCTGCGGGCCGAGCCCGGGGTGAGCGTGGTGCTGGTCGAGCCCGGCCGGCCGATCCCGGCCGAGGCCGACCTCGTGCTGCTGCCGGGCTCGAAGACCACCATCCCCGACCTCGCCTTCCTGCGGTCGCAGGGCTGGGACATCGACATCCTGGCTCATCGCCGCCGCGGCGGGCGGGTGCTGGGTCTGTGCGGCGGCTACCAGATGCTCGGCACGACGTTGAGCGATCCTCAGGGCATCGAGGGGCCGCCCGGCACGGTGGCGGGCTTGGGGCTCCTCGACGTCGAGACGGTGCTCACCGCCGAGAAGCGGCTGGCGGCGGCGAGCGGGGTCAGCCTGCCGGAGGAGACGCCGTTCACCGGCTACGAGATGCATGTCGGCGAGACCGACGGACCCGACTGCGCCCGGCCCCTGCTGCGCCTCGCCGATGGCCGCCGCGACGGCGCGGTCTCGGCCGACGGGCTCATCTACGGCACCTACGTGCACGGGCTTTTTTCCGACGAGGGCCAGCGCGCCCTGTGGTTGTCCCGCCTCGGCGCCGCGCCGGGGCCGGAAGCCTACGAGGCGGTGGTCGAGCGCGTGCTCGATCGGCTTGCGGACCACCTCGAAGCCCATGTCGATTGCGACCGGCTGCTCGAATTGGCGAACTGA
- a CDS encoding PleD family two-component system response regulator, whose product MSARVLIVDDLFPNIKLLETKLTVEYFDVVSAMNGPDALAVCEKGLCDIVLLDVMMPGMDGFEVCRRIKSTPTMAHLPVVMVTALDQPSDRLRGLDAGADDFLTKPIDDTALMARVRSLVRLKAVTDELRSRAMSSRVGDPLAAATAETGHNANVLVVEDRRSSAERLIAALGQYHCVEAVASPQEALDRVKTGDYDVVLVSLDLQDHDGLRLCSQLRSLDRTRTVPVVMMADPHDRARIMRGLDLGVHDYLVRPIDRNELVARVRTQVKRKRFSHSLRESVQASMDLAVTDGLTGLHNRRYLDSYLAGLFSEPSLQGRPVALLILDIDRFKSINDRFGHDAGDEVLREFATRIRAQTRGIDVVARYGGEEVVVVVPDTGLDAARQVAERIRERIEAAAFQVQRGTCAIDVTVSIGVAARQPEDGDPSLILKRADLALYRAKQDGRNRVVAAAAA is encoded by the coding sequence ATGTCGGCACGTGTTCTCATCGTCGACGACCTCTTTCCGAACATCAAGTTGCTCGAGACGAAATTGACCGTCGAGTATTTCGACGTCGTCTCGGCGATGAACGGGCCCGACGCGCTGGCGGTGTGCGAGAAGGGCCTGTGCGACATCGTGCTGCTCGACGTGATGATGCCGGGCATGGACGGGTTCGAGGTCTGCCGCCGGATCAAGTCGACGCCGACCATGGCCCACCTGCCGGTGGTGATGGTGACCGCCCTCGACCAGCCGAGCGACCGCCTGCGCGGGCTCGATGCCGGCGCCGACGATTTTTTGACCAAGCCCATCGACGACACCGCCCTGATGGCCCGGGTGCGCAGCCTGGTGCGCCTGAAGGCGGTAACCGACGAGTTGCGCAGCCGCGCCATGTCGTCGCGGGTCGGCGATCCGCTGGCGGCCGCCACCGCCGAGACCGGGCACAATGCCAACGTGCTGGTTGTCGAGGACCGCCGCTCCTCCGCCGAGCGGCTGATCGCGGCGCTCGGCCAGTACCATTGCGTCGAGGCGGTCGCCTCGCCCCAGGAGGCCCTGGATCGGGTCAAGACCGGCGATTACGACGTGGTGCTGGTGAGCCTGGACCTGCAGGATCATGACGGCCTGCGCCTGTGCAGCCAGCTGCGCTCGCTCGACCGCACCCGCACCGTGCCGGTGGTGATGATGGCCGATCCGCACGACCGGGCCCGCATCATGCGCGGCCTCGATCTCGGCGTGCACGATTACCTCGTCCGCCCGATCGACCGCAACGAGCTGGTCGCGCGCGTGCGGACCCAGGTGAAGCGCAAGCGCTTCTCGCATTCCTTGCGCGAATCGGTCCAGGCCTCGATGGACCTCGCCGTCACCGACGGGCTCACCGGCCTGCACAACCGGCGCTACCTCGACAGCTACCTCGCCGGGCTGTTCTCCGAGCCGTCCTTGCAGGGTCGGCCGGTGGCCCTGCTGATCCTCGACATCGACCGCTTCAAGTCGATCAACGACCGTTTCGGCCACGATGCCGGCGACGAGGTGTTGAGGGAATTCGCCACCCGCATCCGCGCCCAGACCCGCGGCATCGACGTGGTGGCGCGCTACGGCGGCGAGGAGGTCGTGGTGGTGGTGCCCGATACCGGGCTCGACGCCGCCCGCCAGGTCGCCGAGCGCATCCGCGAACGGATCGAGGCGGCGGCGTTCCAGGTCCAGCGCGGCACCTGCGCCATCGACGTCACGGTCTCGATCGGCGTCGCCGCCCGCCAGCCCGAGGACGGCGATCCGAGCCTGATCCTCAAGCGCGCCGACCTCGCGCTCTACCGGGCCAAGCAGGACGGCCGGAACCGGGTGGTGGCCGCGGCCGCGGCGTGA
- a CDS encoding DUF1501 domain-containing protein, with amino-acid sequence MDEVCEFHPSRRAILGTAGALFAWSAVPRTAYAAPGARDARLVVVILRGALDGLSAVAPLGDPAYADLRPGIALTRDGPAAALPLDGFFALHPALPTFARLYAARQAMVVHAAATAYRERSHFDGQDVLETGQPGPGHTASGWLNRLVAALPAGEGIPPRTALGVGVTPPLILRGPAPVLGWAPPRLPRASDELGRRVLGLYEAHDPALAASLARGLDVDALAKGEPKGDPKSGPKGSGGLRGLAEGAARLIAADDGPRIAALALDGWDTHADEGGATGRLAGLLGGLDAVFSAFSEILAPRWSDTAILVVTEFGRTARVNGTIGTDHGTGTVAFLLGGAVRGGRVLADWPGLGPAQLRDGRDLAPTTDVRAIAKGLAADLFGLSPMVLGRSVFPGTEALRPVGGLVV; translated from the coding sequence ATGGATGAAGTCTGCGAGTTCCATCCCAGCCGCCGGGCGATCCTCGGCACCGCGGGCGCGCTTTTCGCCTGGAGCGCCGTGCCCCGCACCGCCTACGCGGCGCCCGGTGCCCGGGATGCCCGCCTCGTCGTGGTGATCCTGCGCGGCGCCCTCGACGGGCTCTCGGCGGTGGCGCCCCTCGGCGACCCGGCCTATGCGGATCTGCGGCCCGGGATCGCGCTGACCCGCGACGGGCCCGCCGCGGCGCTTCCCCTCGACGGTTTCTTCGCCCTGCATCCGGCGCTGCCGACCTTCGCGCGGCTCTACGCCGCCCGCCAGGCGATGGTGGTGCATGCCGCCGCCACCGCCTACCGCGAGCGCTCGCATTTCGACGGGCAGGACGTGCTCGAGACCGGCCAGCCCGGCCCCGGCCACACCGCGAGCGGCTGGCTCAACCGCCTCGTCGCCGCCCTGCCGGCGGGGGAGGGCATCCCGCCCCGCACGGCGCTCGGCGTCGGGGTGACGCCGCCGCTGATCCTGCGCGGGCCCGCCCCGGTCCTCGGCTGGGCGCCGCCGCGCCTGCCGCGGGCGAGCGACGAGCTCGGCCGGCGCGTACTCGGCCTCTATGAAGCGCACGACCCCGCACTCGCCGCCTCGCTTGCCCGCGGCCTCGACGTCGATGCCCTGGCCAAGGGCGAGCCCAAGGGTGACCCCAAGAGCGGGCCGAAGGGCAGCGGGGGCTTGCGCGGCCTCGCCGAGGGGGCGGCCCGGCTGATCGCCGCCGATGACGGCCCGCGCATCGCGGCGCTCGCCCTCGACGGCTGGGACACCCACGCCGACGAGGGCGGCGCCACCGGCCGCCTCGCCGGGCTGCTCGGCGGGCTCGACGCCGTGTTCTCGGCCTTCTCCGAGATTTTGGCGCCGCGGTGGTCCGACACCGCGATCCTGGTCGTCACCGAGTTCGGCCGCACCGCCCGGGTCAACGGCACCATCGGCACCGATCACGGCACCGGCACGGTGGCGTTCCTCCTCGGCGGCGCGGTGCGCGGCGGCCGGGTGCTGGCGGACTGGCCGGGCCTCGGCCCCGCCCAGCTCCGCGACGGCCGCGACCTCGCGCCCACCACCGACGTGCGGGCAATCGCCAAGGGCCTGGCCGCCGACCTGTTCGGCCTGTCGCCGATGGTGCTCGGGCGCAGCGTCTTCCCGGGGACGGAGGCGTTGCGGCCGGTGGGTGGGTTGGTGGTGTAG